TATGATCCTTGAGGGCCAGCCCGAAAATGCAAATGCTATTACTGCTATCTACTGGGCTACGACTACCATTGCAACGGTAGGATACGGAGATGTGGTTTTCACCTCACTTCTGGGAAGGAGCTTTTCCATACTGGTACAGATTACGGGAATTATTCTGATCTCGGGCTTTCTTGCAACTTATGTTATCACTCCCTGGATGGACAAAGTAATCAAGTACAGGCTGCCAAGAAAAGTTCATTCCAGCACTAAAGATCACATTATTATCTGCGGATATAACCAGCTGGTAGAAACCCTGATTGATGAACTTGCAGAGCAGGAAATAACATTTATAATAATCGAAGACGATGAAGAGCTCGTCAAAGAACTCGTTTACAGAGACATTCCCTGTATTTTCGGGGGTCCGAGCGATAAACAGACACTTATGAATGCAGGCATTGAAAAAGCCAAGATCCTTATCGCCAACAAATCCGATGAAAGAAATGCAAATATCGTACTGACCTCAAGAGAATTTCAGCACCTCAATATTATTGCTATCGTTGAGGACAGGACAAACTCAAAATACCTGAGATATGCAGGCGCAGATATGGTCGTCTCTCCCAAGTCGATGTTCGGGCAGTTTATCGGAAGAAAGGCTATGGATAGGCTCGTAAGCAGAGTAACGGGGACAACTGAAATCTTCAAAGGGGTGCACGTCACAGAATTTCCTGTCTATCTCAAAAGCCCGCTTATAGGTAAGACCCTGAAAGAGGTCTCAAGCCAGCGGCTTACAGGCGCAAGAATAGTTGGAGTCTGGAAAAGTGGGAACCTCTCGTTTAATCCTGAGGAAGACGATGTCATCCGCGGAAATTCCGTTCTACTGGCTGTTGGAACGCCTGAGGAGCTCTCAAAACTGAAGAAACTTACACATTGATTACCGCACCTGATATACTATCTGATATATACAGTTTGAGATACACAGGCATCATAAATTTTCGGTTTACAGACAATGACCAGATGAAGCTGAAAACTTGATAATTAACGGCTTGATAATACTTACCTGAGCGTTTTCGTCATTAGTTTTCAAGTTTGTTTAAAAATCTGAGGATTCAAAATGGAGTCAAAAGGGCATCTTGTCGTACTGGGGTATGGAGACGTTGGAAAAAGCATTGTCAATGAACTCTCTGAAGGCCCATTCCGGTTTGTAGTTGTGGATTCCAATGAAAAAGTTTTTGAAAATACGGAGTTTGAACACATTGTTGGTAATGGATCTGACGAGGAAATCCTTGTTGCAGCCGGAGTAAATACTGCATCTTTTGTGTTTGTAGCCCTCAACGATGACACATATGTTATTTTTGCAACCCTCATTTCCAGAGGATTGAACCCTGAAGCAACTATTGTTGCAAGGGCAAACTCCGTAAAGTCCATTGATAAGATTTATAAGGCAGGAGCGGACTACGTAGGATCTCTTTCTATAGTCGCAGGACAGATGCTTGCGAAAATGAGTGCAAACTGCATTGGTAAAGTCTGCAGGATCGATGAAGATATAATGCTTTACGAGGGGATAGAAATAGAAAAGCACCATATTGAGAAAGGTTCTTTCCTTGACAAAAAATCAATAGAAGACCTGGATATCGAGAAAAAAATAGGGTGCACGGTTATAGGCATTGAACGTGGGGGGCTTGTTACTACTACCGTAAATAAGCAGACAATACTTCATGCAGGAGACATAATTGCAGTTGGAGGAAGCAGTAAGCAGATTTCGGAATTTAAGGAGAAATACCTTGATTAACTTACTGATAAATATTATCACTAACCACCTAATTTTTTAAAAATTTAATTTTAGTTTCTTTTTTACCTGTTTTGTTTGTCAATTCTGTGTTTCCGTTTTTTCGGTTCCTGATGCACTTCGGTTAAATCCTTCAATCTATCCTTGCAGCTCTGATTTCTTCTTGAGTTATGATATCTTACTGTAATTTACAGACCCTTTTTTTAGATAACTTACTCCGGTTTTTGAGGAACATATATATTAGTTGAAATATAATAGAACAAATAGAAAACTTACTTTTTATAATAAGTAAGAGATCAACTCAATCTAATTAATTTAAGACTGTTTGATTAATTCAGACTATTAACATTTAAAATAAATTTACCGCACTGAACTATGTGATAGTATGGAAAGTTTGCCTACCGGAGTAGAAGGATTGGATTTACTGGTGGAGGGAGGGTATCCCAAAGGAAAGAGTATTCTTGTTACCGGGCCTCCGGGTTCGGGAAAAACCATCCTGGGGCTTCACTTCCTTCACAGGAGCTGCCAGGACGGCAGAAAATGCATACTTGTTCTTACCAGAGAGCTTACCGAAGACGTACTCAATCAGGCACGCAGCCTTAAGCTTGACCTTTGTCCTTTTATTGAGAAAGGGCAACTCAGTATCAGGAATATATTCGAAGACAAAATAAACAAGATCAAGAGCGTCTCTAAATTCGGAAAAGGGCTCTGTGCCGTGGATACGGACATAATTGAATACTTAAGTTCCATGTCTTCGGAAGTTGATGTTGTGGTCATTGACAACATAGGGGTAATGGCTATACATCATGATATGAGAGAGTTTGCGGATGAGTTCAGTTCGATAAGCATTATCCTTATGAAAAACGGATGTACAAGCCTTTTCATAATGGACGAAGACTCTTACAACCTGACCCACAGGCTTACTGGTTATATGGTTTTCGGGCTGATGAGACTCATAACACAGGAAAATTTCAATTCCGGGAAAACCAAACAGTATCTCTACATTGAAAAAATGAGAAACACGCCAGTTCCGATCAAGTATTCTCTGTTTGACATCACTTCACAAGGAGTTAGAATTATCTCAGGCATGAAATCGCAATGAAACAGCTGATATAATTTCATTTTTCTTTTTAAATCAGAAAGTAAACCATTGAAGTAGAAGTGCAGAAAAAGCATAGAACAAAGGAGATTGAAACCAGAGAGTATATAGCTGAGAAACGGATTTGAGAAATAAAAAGAGATTTGAGAAAAGGGATTTATGAAAGGTGATCAGGTAGAATAGAAATCAAAATCATATGAAAAAGAAATAAAATAAAAAAATTATGCAGCTCTTATGAAAAATTCACAGCAGTCATTTCTGTTTCCTATGGTTTTTAGAGCTTCAAGTCTGCAGCCTGAATCCACTTTCAAAGTTATGTTTGAAAAAATTTTTCTGGTCAGTGTGCAGAGTATGGGGTTTTTGCGAGCTTCTTCTCCTTTCCAGGGACATTTTGTTCCTTTGACTATCCAGAGTTTTCCGTTTTCATCCATCGTCGAGGTAAAATTTCCACCCAGCTGGTTCATTATCTCGGCGCAGACATTTCCTGCGTAGGCAAGATCCATTTCCCTATCTTCAAAGTGGTACATGTCAAAAAGTGTTTTTTCGACCATTCCTGTCATCTGGTTTATTATGACTTTCTTTTCTTCATTGGAGACAGACTGAAGCAGGGTAGGAATTACGGCTGTAAGGATGCTCTGTACCCTGTTTTTTACTTCAAGGCTGTCACGGTCAGCAACCAGCCTGTCATGGAGGTATTTTACTCTGAGAAGAGATTTCACTCTCGTCTTGAGTTCAAGTCTGTTTATAGGTTTCGTGAGAAAGTCATCAGCTCCGACTTCAATCCCTTTTATACGGTCTTCAAGTTCCGAGAGAGCAGTAAGCATGAGGACCGGAATGAACTGGGTTTCGGGATTTTCTTTGAGAATTTTGCAAACTTCATAGCCGTTGACTTCAGGCATCATAACATCCAGAAGGACGATATCTGGCTTTTCTTCTTCAACCTTCTGAAGAGCTTCTTTTCCGCCGTAGGCACAGATAACTTCATAAGGCTCAACTGAAAGGTAGGCTTCCATCAGTTCTACGTTTTCCTTCATATCATCTACAATCAGGACTTTCGGTTTGTTTTTTTCATTCAACAAGGCTCCCTCCCTTGGTTTCATGAATCTTGATCCCTTCGGATGTGATTTCAAAAATCGACATATCCGGAGATATAGGAGTACTGCGCATCTTGGGTATGCACAGGTAGCGCTCCATTTTTCCCAGATAAGCATTCTCTTTTACCAGAAGGCGAATAGAACCGTAGACTGAGTACTCGGCAAGCTGATTAGTCAGGTTGTGTGCCGACTCATCCATAATTAAAAGTGTGGTGCAGCCTTTTTTTCTCACAAGATAGTTCAGTCCGTCAAACTGGTCCCTGAGCTTTTTTTTGGAAACTCTCAGGGCAAAGGTTCCCAGGTTATCTATGACAAGGCATTCTGTTCCTTCACGTATGAGTTCTATAAGATTAGGAAGCTCGATATCAAAGCTTTCAGGTTTAAATCCATACCTTGTCTGCCCTATGCTTTCTGAGCGAGTCTCAAATATGTTTTCTATGGTGAGTTGCCCGCTTTCATAGTAAGGTTTAATGTCATGCCCCAGTAATTCTGCCTGATAAAGAATATCTTCAGGAGTTTCTTCAGTTGCGATCATCAGGCATTTTCGTCCTTCAGCACAGTTCCTGTGAAGAAAATGGATCCCATAGATTGTTTTTCCACTTCCCGCTACGCCTGTTATCAGGGTTGCTTTATTCACAGGATAACCCCCGCTCAATTTTCTATCCAGTTCTTCTATGCCTGTTGAAACTCTCTCCATCCTGGTAAGCCCTCATTTTACTGTGTACTATGTCCCGTCTCATCTCCATGTTCTCAGACAGTTGTTATTTATAACTAATGTGAGTTATAGAAGGCATCCAAATAATTTGAACAGCTTTCTAGCTTCTAAACAAAATTACAAGTTATATAGGCAGAAATAAAATAACCTTCTGTTTTAGTTATTTTGTTTAGATAAGACATATCTATCTTCTTTAACTGACGGGTATGTGACTATATGACATCGGAAATTATTTGTATATATTAAAAGAACTTTTGTAATATAAAAGTTATGTCTGTAATATATTTCTTTTATTTTCGGGAAAGTTTTTATTTCAGTCGAATACCCCGCTAGCTTGCTGCGGGGTGCGCCAGCGCAACTTTGATATACGATTGAAAAATATACTTGACAGTCGTAGTAATATGTAATATAATGAATAGTGCCAATCGGATATACTTTTCAAGTGTAGAAATATGCTTGTCGTAAGGAGGATGAGTATGGAGCCGAAACTGTCATCGGATTTGCTCCGAGGCCACACGGAAACCATAGTGCTTGGAATCCTGCTTAAGCGGGATATGTACGGCTTTGAAATCTACAACACGATTTTGGAACGTACCGGCGAGAAGTACGAATTGAAAGAGACTACGTTGTATTCAAGCTATAAGCGGCTTGAAAAAGAAGGCTGCATCACCTCGTATTGGGGCGACGAAACACAGGGAGCCAGAAGGAAATATTACCGTATCACGGAGAAAGGCTGTGAACTCTACCAGCAGAACAAATTGGACTGGGAGTTTACGCAAACGATTATCAATGATTTGTTGAAGGAGGAAGAATGATGGACACTCAAAAATATGTTGACGGTCTGTTTTCCGGATATGAGGAAACGCCTGCCCTCACTGATTTCAAAGAGGAATTGCGGAGTAATCTGGACGACAGGATCGCAAATCTCATAAAAAAAGGTATGTCGGAACAAACAGCTTTCGCCAAAGCCACAACGGAACTTGGTGACGTATCTGTGCTGGCAGATGAAATCAGTTTTAAGAAGAAGAAAGAAGTATTTTCAGAAGTATACCTGAAAACCAAAAACTATATGAAATTATGGCAGAAGATCGGCTACACATTAGCGGGCGGACTGATGGCGCTCGGCATTATCATCTCTCTGCTGGCTTATTTTGCATCCGGTGATATTGTTGCCGGTCTTGGCGTTCTCATAGTGTTCTTTATCGTACCCGTGTGCGGCTTTGTATTCCTCGGCCTGACGCAGGAAACCGCCAGAAATATTCCTATGAATTGGAAACGGGCGCTCATTTATGTGGCGGCTGTGGGTGTCATTCTGTTTGGGCTTGTTGTTTTTGCCATATTATTCTTTGAAGAGAATGGCGTTGACAGAACGCTTGCGTCCATTGGCTCGCTGATACCTTTTGTTTTGCCCGGCTCCGTAGTCCTAGCTTTTTTGCTCCTTACCGAAAAGAACAGGCATAAGCCTTGGGTCGTTGAGCAGCAAGCGGTTTGGGCGGAGCGAATGAAAGATCAATTAGCTGATCCATATGCCGCGTCAAGATTCGGTCTGTTCTCCGGCGCATTGTGGATATTTGCCATTGCGTTATTCGCTGGATTGGGATTCCTGATCGGCTTTCAGTATTCATGGCTGGTGTTTCTTTTCGCTGTCTCAGGACAGCTTTTGATTCAAGCGTTTACGACGCCAAAAATCGAAAAATAAAGACCGCTCTATAAAGCGGGAATAGACGAGGAAGATTTTTATGAAGGTCAAGAATAGCAAAGCAATGAAATGGCTCCGGGCATTTCATATTCTAACCTCATCTGTTTGGTTTGGAGGAGTTGTCGCCATTGGTGCGTTAGCCTGGATTTGCTTTTTTAGATTGGAAGAAGCGACTTTTCTAACAGTCGCTCCATTAGTGCCTGAACTCTTTCCCACAGTGATTGCGCCGGCGGCGCTGCTGATCATTGCTCAAGGCATATTCTATGGCTTTTTTACCGGTTGGGGATTCCTTAAGCACAGATGGGTTATCTTAAAATGGATAGGTACATTTTTATTGTTTTTATTAACAGGAATGGGCACGGTTGGCCAAATGTTTTCGACAATTCAAAAAGTTGAAATGAATGGCTTTACCGGCGGTCTTGCGGATGGCGGCATGGTGTTGTTGTTTATCGCCATGCAAATTCTGATTATGGGAATCATGATTTGCGTGTCGGTGTTTAAGCCGTTCGGTAAAAAAGCAAAGGTATAAGGGGCAGGGAATGAATAATGGCTGCCGCTATACAAGCAGATAAACGAGGTGATTGCCCTTTATTTAATTAATAGGACTCCATAAACATTTTCCTTAATAGACTATTTTTAATTTGATCCCCTTTTCTTTCCCCTTTTTTCTTAATTTTTGAGAGAAACCTTTAATATGGATAGTTACTATCAATACAGCGGCACCGCGGGCTCGTGGGGTAGCCAGGATATCCTAATGGGCTTCGAAGTAAAGTTGTTTACGAAGATACCCATTGACTCGTGTTCGAATCGCGGCGGGCCCGCTAATCAATTTTCTTCTTGTCCTTAGTCTCAGAGTGCATTCTGTCAGTATTGCTTTTTTCAGGGAATTTTTAGTCCGTAGTCTCAATATATTAACTATGCAGGTCAGAAAAGAGGAGTCAATTATAGGCAAAATGGACTTATTGCATTTTAATTGAAAACACTATTAGAAGAATCAATAATGGAGAAAAATCGCTTTACCGTGGACTCTACTACATCCTGATACTGCAGTCAAGAACTGGAATAAAGTACTCCGGAAAGAAGGGGTACTTATCGTCATAGATGGGCTTTAGTTCCGCCGAAAAAAACAATTGAGTATCTCAGGAAGGCATGATTTAAGATCTGGAGGATGGCTTCTACGTCCGAAGAGGAGTTTTCATAAAAGAACAGAATGTGCTAGAAGAAGAGGAGTTTGACGAAGCGGACCTGAGGTCTCATCACGTAGTTGTGTATTCAGAGAGCAGGCATGTAGCTACAGGCAGGCTTTTTAAAACTGGAAAAAATTGGCTTATTGGAAGAATGCAGTCCTTAAAGAGTACAGAGAAAAACATGCAGGAAAACTCGTTGTGGAGAAACTTATGGAAAGGACTGCCGAACTCGATGCAGGAGATATCTACATTCACGCACAGACTCATGCAGTCAGTTTTTACGAGAAGTTTGGATTTGTCGCTTATGGAGATACTTTTCTTGAAGCTAACATAGAGCATATTTCAATGATAAAAAAGATGTAGAATCTGGCAGCTTAAAGCTATCTGAGATACATTCAAGTTCTACCTCTAATATCAAGTTCTGCCTCTAATTCCATTTTCAATTCTATCTTTGAATGTCAGTTAGAATTTTGAGCAGAACTGCATGTAATGATTGACAGGGAATTTTTACTATGTAAAAGAGTAAAGTCAAATTAATATAATTTAATGATTATTTCTTTAAGGGAAAGGGGAAACAAAGACGTGACTAATCTTCAGAATAGTGTTACGTGTATAAGTGATCAATAAATATAGTAGTTATTTAATGTGAAAAATAAACATAGTTTCTTTTGGGCAAAGTAGTTTCTTTGCCACAGGTGTTGCCTTTAAAGCAGTACTCTTCTGTTTTCTCTTCATCACTTCCTGCTTATCACAGTTTTTGCGGCATTAAACTGAGTATAAATTCCAGATATATCTCTTAATTTCACGGATTACATCCCATATAATAAAACAGGCATCTCCGAAAGTAAAAGGATGCAAAG
The genomic region above belongs to Methanosarcina horonobensis HB-1 = JCM 15518 and contains:
- a CDS encoding potassium channel family protein, which encodes MESKGHLVVLGYGDVGKSIVNELSEGPFRFVVVDSNEKVFENTEFEHIVGNGSDEEILVAAGVNTASFVFVALNDDTYVIFATLISRGLNPEATIVARANSVKSIDKIYKAGADYVGSLSIVAGQMLAKMSANCIGKVCRIDEDIMLYEGIEIEKHHIEKGSFLDKKSIEDLDIEKKIGCTVIGIERGGLVTTTVNKQTILHAGDIIAVGGSSKQISEFKEKYLD
- a CDS encoding permease prefix domain 1-containing protein, with amino-acid sequence MDTQKYVDGLFSGYEETPALTDFKEELRSNLDDRIANLIKKGMSEQTAFAKATTELGDVSVLADEISFKKKKEVFSEVYLKTKNYMKLWQKIGYTLAGGLMALGIIISLLAYFASGDIVAGLGVLIVFFIVPVCGFVFLGLTQETARNIPMNWKRALIYVAAVGVILFGLVVFAILFFEENGVDRTLASIGSLIPFVLPGSVVLAFLLLTEKNRHKPWVVEQQAVWAERMKDQLADPYAASRFGLFSGALWIFAIALFAGLGFLIGFQYSWLVFLFAVSGQLLIQAFTTPKIEK
- a CDS encoding potassium channel family protein, whose protein sequence is MFSSDKKKNRRARSKKLIRKRLNLAYKIVALLLITIYVLLFKHIMILEGQPENANAITAIYWATTTIATVGYGDVVFTSLLGRSFSILVQITGIILISGFLATYVITPWMDKVIKYRLPRKVHSSTKDHIIICGYNQLVETLIDELAEQEITFIIIEDDEELVKELVYRDIPCIFGGPSDKQTLMNAGIEKAKILIANKSDERNANIVLTSREFQHLNIIAIVEDRTNSKYLRYAGADMVVSPKSMFGQFIGRKAMDRLVSRVTGTTEIFKGVHVTEFPVYLKSPLIGKTLKEVSSQRLTGARIVGVWKSGNLSFNPEEDDVIRGNSVLLAVGTPEELSKLKKLTH
- a CDS encoding response regulator — its product is MKPREGALLNEKNKPKVLIVDDMKENVELMEAYLSVEPYEVICAYGGKEALQKVEEEKPDIVLLDVMMPEVNGYEVCKILKENPETQFIPVLMLTALSELEDRIKGIEVGADDFLTKPINRLELKTRVKSLLRVKYLHDRLVADRDSLEVKNRVQSILTAVIPTLLQSVSNEEKKVIINQMTGMVEKTLFDMYHFEDREMDLAYAGNVCAEIMNQLGGNFTSTMDENGKLWIVKGTKCPWKGEEARKNPILCTLTRKIFSNITLKVDSGCRLEALKTIGNRNDCCEFFIRAA
- a CDS encoding RAD55 family ATPase, coding for MESLPTGVEGLDLLVEGGYPKGKSILVTGPPGSGKTILGLHFLHRSCQDGRKCILVLTRELTEDVLNQARSLKLDLCPFIEKGQLSIRNIFEDKINKIKSVSKFGKGLCAVDTDIIEYLSSMSSEVDVVVIDNIGVMAIHHDMREFADEFSSISIILMKNGCTSLFIMDEDSYNLTHRLTGYMVFGLMRLITQENFNSGKTKQYLYIEKMRNTPVPIKYSLFDITSQGVRIISGMKSQ
- a CDS encoding GNAT family N-acetyltransferase, with amino-acid sequence MAYWKNAVLKEYREKHAGKLVVEKLMERTAELDAGDIYIHAQTHAVSFYEKFGFVAYGDTFLEANIEHISMIKKM
- a CDS encoding ATPase domain-containing protein, with product MERVSTGIEELDRKLSGGYPVNKATLITGVAGSGKTIYGIHFLHRNCAEGRKCLMIATEETPEDILYQAELLGHDIKPYYESGQLTIENIFETRSESIGQTRYGFKPESFDIELPNLIELIREGTECLVIDNLGTFALRVSKKKLRDQFDGLNYLVRKKGCTTLLIMDESAHNLTNQLAEYSVYGSIRLLVKENAYLGKMERYLCIPKMRSTPISPDMSIFEITSEGIKIHETKGGSLVE
- a CDS encoding PadR family transcriptional regulator; the encoded protein is MEPKLSSDLLRGHTETIVLGILLKRDMYGFEIYNTILERTGEKYELKETTLYSSYKRLEKEGCITSYWGDETQGARRKYYRITEKGCELYQQNKLDWEFTQTIINDLLKEEE